In the Mycoplasma zalophi genome, one interval contains:
- a CDS encoding Sapep family Mn(2+)-dependent dipeptidase — protein sequence MDNIIKYKQTKEEFDKMIQQIAELCKIPSVSVTNLENEFPFGKEVDNALNYVLNLSKEFGFKTFKDAKNRYGFVEIGSGKKLIGILCHLDVVPSGDDSQWESAAFEPLIKEDEIFGRGTLDDKGPSIITLHAMKYILDNNLIDDNYTIRAIFGLSEETTMESMKFYLKDFGYPDLGYTPDGEWPLVFAEKLIFDYNLKFDQYQDLKLYAGEVYNQIPDALVVETKEANDLIKLFKKEDIEILDTNKFLVKGIAGHGSTPAAGDNAILKFIKTVVEHDKKYLENDFFKYMYLNFKNNDFSMPDLFFNYEDESGVLTSNPAILRTENNEYIIGFDMRVPAKKTPELVTKDLLHYLDVHEYKYTFEMVGSKNAKYIAPDSELVQTLMNVYRQITGNYEERPIAIGGGTYARTFENCVAFGATTKMELMHAPNERFTFKEIKMDLEIYINALKELQKL from the coding sequence ATGGACAACATTATTAAATATAAACAAACTAAAGAAGAATTTGACAAAATGATTCAACAAATTGCTGAGTTATGTAAAATTCCTTCTGTTTCAGTTACAAATTTAGAAAATGAATTTCCGTTTGGAAAAGAAGTAGACAATGCTTTAAATTATGTTTTAAATTTATCAAAAGAATTTGGATTTAAAACTTTTAAAGATGCCAAAAATCGTTATGGTTTCGTGGAAATTGGTTCAGGTAAAAAACTTATTGGTATTTTATGTCATTTAGATGTTGTACCTAGTGGAGATGATTCACAATGAGAAAGTGCTGCTTTTGAGCCATTAATTAAAGAAGATGAAATTTTTGGAAGAGGTACTTTAGACGATAAAGGTCCATCAATTATAACTTTACATGCAATGAAATATATTCTTGATAATAATTTAATTGACGATAATTACACAATTAGAGCTATTTTTGGTTTAAGCGAAGAAACAACCATGGAATCCATGAAATTTTATTTAAAAGATTTTGGTTATCCAGATTTAGGATACACACCAGATGGAGAATGACCACTTGTTTTTGCTGAGAAGTTAATTTTTGATTATAACTTAAAATTTGACCAATATCAGGATCTAAAATTATATGCAGGTGAAGTTTATAATCAAATACCTGACGCACTTGTTGTTGAAACAAAAGAAGCAAATGATTTAATTAAATTGTTTAAAAAAGAAGATATTGAAATTTTAGATACAAATAAATTTTTAGTAAAAGGTATTGCAGGTCATGGATCAACACCAGCAGCAGGTGATAATGCTATTTTAAAATTTATAAAAACTGTTGTTGAACATGATAAAAAATATCTTGAAAATGATTTTTTCAAATACATGTATTTAAACTTTAAAAATAATGATTTTTCAATGCCTGATTTATTTTTTAACTATGAAGATGAAAGTGGAGTTTTAACTTCAAATCCCGCAATTTTAAGAACTGAAAATAATGAATATATTATTGGTTTTGATATGCGTGTACCTGCTAAAAAAACACCAGAACTAGTAACAAAAGATTTGCTACATTATTTAGATGTACATGAATACAAATATACATTTGAAATGGTGGGATCTAAAAATGCTAAATATATAGCACCCGATTCTGAACTTGTGCAAACATTAATGAATGTATATAGACAAATTACTGGAAATTATGAAGAAAGACCAATAGCAATTGGTGGTGGAACTTACGCAAGAACTTTTGAAAATTGTGTTGCTTTTGGTGCAACCACTAAAATGGAACTTATGCATGCTCCAAATGAAAGATTCACATTTAAAGAAATAAAAATGGACTTAGAAATCTATATAAACGCTTTAAAAGAATTACAAAAATTATAA
- a CDS encoding bis(5'-nucleosyl)-tetraphosphatase — protein MKKEKSCGLILFDLNKNKETEVLIVNQRTHWGFPKGHVEKNETEEQTAIREVLEETGIKAIPFATNEIRLRSKYVIYDNIPKEVIYFIGIPTSKKITKQEEEITEAKWVTLSEAYETLSYKEDKKHLETCQNFLNDIQPFDIWKKYLNE, from the coding sequence ATGAAAAAAGAAAAGTCTTGTGGTTTGATTTTATTTGATTTAAACAAAAATAAAGAAACTGAAGTGTTAATTGTTAATCAAAGAACTCACTGAGGATTTCCAAAAGGTCATGTTGAAAAAAACGAAACAGAAGAACAAACAGCAATACGTGAAGTCTTAGAAGAAACAGGTATTAAAGCAATACCATTTGCAACAAATGAAATCAGACTAAGAAGTAAGTATGTGATATACGACAATATACCCAAAGAAGTTATTTATTTCATTGGTATCCCCACAAGTAAAAAAATAACAAAACAAGAAGAAGAAATTACTGAAGCTAAATGAGTAACGCTTTCAGAAGCATATGAAACTTTAAGTTATAAAGAAGATAAAAAACATTTAGAAACCTGTCAGAATTTTTTAAATGATATTCAACCATTTGATATATGAAAAAAATACCTAAATGAATAG
- a CDS encoding PQ-loop domain-containing transporter, with product MDTFLKIGEVFGWFGAFATVFLGLPQLIKLIREKSVGKVKFVSFWVFYWGLFAWVLFGTFLPGGLVQVSISNLLCIYIYSAVIFYLYYYDENIGKLKNNKKIILLNVSIIIGVFCILSTAMTIYGIIPNTQKIHNSVVQMILGITIPSFTCLAFMPQVFYSFQTKNFAGISAYMVLMFIMNNVFWIIYWVSRLVEQHTYAFAISLGWQIFSLIIFSVQMIYTIEYYVKLRKTKIKIKSHS from the coding sequence ATGGATACATTTTTAAAAATTGGCGAAGTGTTCGGATGATTCGGAGCATTTGCAACTGTATTTCTAGGATTACCACAATTAATAAAATTAATAAGAGAAAAAAGCGTAGGAAAGGTTAAATTTGTAAGTTTTTGAGTATTTTATTGAGGATTATTCGCTTGGGTTTTATTCGGAACATTTTTACCGGGCGGATTAGTTCAAGTTTCTATCTCAAACTTATTATGTATTTATATATATTCAGCTGTTATTTTTTATTTATATTATTATGATGAAAATATTGGTAAATTAAAAAATAACAAAAAAATTATCTTGCTGAATGTAAGTATAATTATCGGAGTTTTTTGTATTTTGTCAACAGCGATGACAATATATGGAATTATCCCTAATACACAAAAGATTCACAATTCAGTTGTACAAATGATTTTGGGAATAACAATTCCATCATTTACCTGTTTAGCATTCATGCCACAAGTATTTTATAGTTTTCAAACAAAAAACTTTGCAGGAATAAGTGCATATATGGTGCTGATGTTTATTATGAACAATGTTTTTTGAATAATATACTGAGTATCAAGACTAGTAGAACAACACACATATGCATTTGCGATATCACTTGGATGACAAATATTTAGTTTAATAATATTTAGTGTTCAAATGATATATACAATTGAGTATTATGTTAAACTTAGAAAAACAAAAATTAAAATAAAAAGCCACTCATAA
- a CDS encoding M13-type metalloendopeptidase, whose protein sequence is MDKELLKNDFYEAVNGEWLKSAKIRADKTATGTFMILHDQVEELQKELIEKWSNDLTTIPTNYPKLTEMIKLYKMANDWDKREELGKKPVQNILDFINSLKSFDDVFKNYKKMHYIGLYLPIEVEVYTNLKNSEQEILYMGNPSTILPAKNMYENEEKKAALYKLFEESTKKLLAKFDYKDNDAEELIQKALNFDESLWQYTPSPEFGAEILNIANIMTSEEIKKQVKNIDIISVVEDLLNNKVEFANVMYPQFLENFDNIFTKENFENYKARLLIHAIYNFAPFLTDEMRVLAGEFRRGFTGVKEATEKQLSARNLALSEFSMVFGKFYGETYFGPKAKQDVEKMVSEMIKVYQKRLSENTWLSKETIEQAQKKLSSFKAYVGYPDKINAYYDFMVTKTYQKGSNLIENLLNFRKLAVEENLNKYLKTKDKTLWSMSPAMINAYYSPTDNKIVFPAAILQAPFYSIDQSSSQNFGGIGTVMAHEISHGFDNNGANFDENGNIKNWWTEKDYENLKEKEQKMIELFDGIETEYGISNGKLTVSENIADCGGVACAFESAKMQKDFNAKEFMINYATIWRAKYLPKYAELLLLTDVHSLTKLRANIQLSNMDEFYEEFDIKEGDKMYVSPEKRVKIW, encoded by the coding sequence ATGGATAAAGAATTATTAAAAAATGATTTTTATGAAGCAGTAAATGGAGAATGATTAAAATCAGCAAAAATTAGAGCTGATAAAACAGCAACAGGAACATTCATGATTCTACATGATCAAGTAGAAGAATTACAAAAAGAACTTATAGAAAAATGATCTAATGATTTAACAACAATCCCTACTAATTACCCAAAATTAACTGAAATGATTAAGTTATATAAAATGGCTAATGACTGAGATAAAAGAGAAGAACTAGGAAAAAAACCTGTTCAAAATATTTTAGATTTCATTAACAGTTTAAAATCTTTTGATGATGTGTTTAAAAATTACAAAAAAATGCATTACATAGGTTTATATCTTCCAATAGAAGTTGAAGTATATACAAATTTAAAAAATTCAGAACAAGAAATTTTATACATGGGTAATCCATCAACTATATTACCAGCTAAAAATATGTATGAAAATGAAGAAAAAAAAGCTGCATTATATAAATTATTTGAAGAATCTACTAAAAAACTTTTAGCAAAATTTGACTACAAAGATAATGACGCTGAAGAATTAATTCAAAAAGCATTAAACTTTGATGAATCATTATGACAATACACACCAAGTCCTGAATTTGGAGCAGAAATACTAAATATTGCAAACATAATGACTTCAGAAGAAATTAAAAAACAAGTTAAAAATATTGACATAATTTCTGTAGTTGAAGATCTTTTAAATAATAAAGTTGAATTTGCTAATGTAATGTATCCACAATTTTTAGAAAATTTTGACAATATTTTTACAAAAGAAAATTTTGAAAATTACAAAGCAAGATTATTAATTCATGCTATTTATAATTTTGCACCATTTTTAACCGATGAAATGAGAGTTTTAGCAGGTGAATTCCGTCGTGGATTTACAGGTGTAAAAGAAGCCACTGAAAAACAACTTTCAGCAAGAAATTTAGCTTTATCTGAATTTAGTATGGTATTTGGTAAATTTTATGGTGAAACATATTTCGGGCCAAAAGCAAAACAAGATGTTGAAAAAATGGTTTCAGAAATGATAAAGGTATATCAAAAAAGATTATCTGAAAATACTTGATTATCAAAAGAAACAATTGAACAAGCACAAAAAAAACTTTCAAGTTTTAAAGCTTATGTAGGATATCCAGATAAAATTAATGCTTATTACGATTTTATGGTGACAAAAACTTATCAAAAAGGTTCAAACCTAATTGAAAACCTTTTAAACTTTAGAAAATTAGCTGTTGAAGAAAATTTAAATAAATACTTAAAAACAAAAGACAAAACTTTATGAAGTATGTCACCCGCTATGATAAATGCATATTACTCACCAACAGATAATAAAATAGTTTTCCCAGCAGCTATTTTACAAGCTCCTTTTTATTCAATAGATCAATCTTCTTCACAAAATTTCGGGGGTATTGGTACAGTTATGGCTCATGAAATTTCACATGGTTTTGATAATAATGGTGCAAATTTTGATGAAAATGGAAACATCAAAAATTGATGAACTGAAAAAGATTATGAAAATCTAAAAGAAAAAGAACAAAAAATGATTGAATTGTTTGATGGAATAGAAACAGAGTATGGAATTAGTAATGGAAAATTAACAGTATCTGAAAATATTGCTGATTGCGGTGGAGTTGCTTGTGCTTTTGAATCTGCTAAAATGCAAAAAGATTTTAACGCAAAAGAATTTATGATTAACTATGCAACAATCTGAAGAGCTAAATATTTACCTAAATATGCTGAATTACTACTTCTTACAGATGTTCACTCATTAACAAAATTAAGAGCTAATATACAACTTTCAAATATGGATGAATTCTATGAAGAATTCGATATAAAAGAAGGAGATAAAATGTATGTATCTCCAGAAAAAAGAGTAAAAATTTGATAA